The DNA region ACTGTAAGGCTCATAGCACTGCCGGAGCTCCTTTTAAAGTGGCTTGAAAGGCTGATAAACCTAAGGGAAGAAGCCCTCCGTTACGAGGAGATGGCAGGACTCAGAAAAGAGGAGGAAGACCCAGTCTTAGAGATACTTAAAAGGAGAAAGGAACAGGTTCTCTTCTTAAGGGAAAAGCTCTTAGACGAAAAAATAACAACCTTTGGAGTTGTAACAACGCCGGACTCAATGCCGATTGAGATAGCAAGGAGAACGATAAAAGAGCTTGAAACAAGTGGAGTAAACGTAAAACTCGTTGTATTAAACAGGTGTCAAAAGAACTGTAAAGAATTTGAAAAGATTTTTGGCAAGAAGGTAGTAACTGTGGAGCTCTTTAAAAAAGAACCGGTAGGAATTGAACCCCTGAAGAAAGTGGGGAACTCCCTCCTTTCTCAACTAAACTACTCTCAGTAGTGAGGGAGACATAGCCCCCTCAGATTCCCCCCTTAAAAGTATGAGACCTGCTTTTCCCCTTCCTTAAAACTCCTCCCCGTGAAAGAAAATCCCTTCAACTTTTCAGGGCATTTCAACATTACATCAAAACTCGTTGCGGAAAAATGGGTAAACGAGAGTCGCAATCCCGCTCACTTTTTCGGGCATTTCAACTGGGGAACTTCTTGCACAGGCAGGCATAGGAGCCTGCGTTTCGTCGCAATCCCGCTCACTTTTTCGGGCATTTCAACAGGTTAGGGATGAGGAAATGGGACGAGAGAAGTTGGAGTCGCAATCCCGCTCACTTTTTCGGGCATTTCAACTTTTAGGTGAATGTTAGGTATAGTTAACAATCTTAAGTCGCAATCCCGCTCACTTTTTCGGGCATTTCAACAGCAAAAATCTGGAAATATTGAAAATCAATATCTCCAGAACTTGAGATTTCTATCAAATTCTATAACTCGCTAAAAATCAACCCTTACAAGCAAAAAGTTTCAGCAAGCCTAACTTTGCCCGTTAACCTTATTCAACTTTCAAAGACCACAATAACTTTTTAGATTATAACAAAGCAAACTCTAAAAGGAGAGCTCCGTTGAAGAGAGTTGCCTTCTATACACTCGGCTGTAAGATGAACTTCCACGAGACGGCCTACATGGAAGAGCTCTTCAAAAAGGCCGGCTACGAGGTCGTTGACTTTGACGAGGAAGCAGACATCTACATAGTAAACACCTGTACGGTAACGTCAACGGCAGACGCCAAGTCCCGTAAAGCTTTAAGGAAGGCAAAGCAGAAGAATCCAAAAGCTCTAATTGTTGCAACGGGTTGTTACTCTGAGGTCTACCCGGAAGAAGTTGAAAAGGTAAAGGAGGTAGACTTCATAACGGGAAACACAGAGAAGTTCCACATCTTAGAGCTCGTTGAGAAGCGACTTAAAGGGGAGCTCCCCCGTATCCACGTAAAAGGCGTATGGAAGGATAGGAATTTCTACCCCCTTACAATCAGACACTACGAGGGCAGGACGAGAGCTTTCCTGAAAGTCCAGCAGGGGTGTGAGCTCTTCTGCTCCTACTGCATCATCCCAAAGGCACGGGGCAAGATGGTAAGTGAAGAGCCCCAGAGAGTAATTGAACAGGTAAAGGAGCTCGTTGACGCAGGCTACAAGGAGATAGTCCTAACCGGAACTCACTTAGGAGCTTACGGTGTAGACCTTGAGGGAAACTGGAATCTTGCAAAACTCATTGAAGAGCTCGTCAAAATTCCCGGACTCTA from Phorcysia thermohydrogeniphila includes:
- the mtaB gene encoding tRNA (N(6)-L-threonylcarbamoyladenosine(37)-C(2))-methylthiotransferase MtaB — its product is MKRVAFYTLGCKMNFHETAYMEELFKKAGYEVVDFDEEADIYIVNTCTVTSTADAKSRKALRKAKQKNPKALIVATGCYSEVYPEEVEKVKEVDFITGNTEKFHILELVEKRLKGELPRIHVKGVWKDRNFYPLTIRHYEGRTRAFLKVQQGCELFCSYCIIPKARGKMVSEEPQRVIEQVKELVDAGYKEIVLTGTHLGAYGVDLEGNWNLAKLIEELVKIPGLYRLRISSVEPIEFTDDLIEVVTGSEKVAPHLHIPLQSGSNRILTLMRRRYRAEDFRKVVEKILSRNPEICIGTDVMVGFPGEREEDFEETRKFVEEIPFGYLHVFPYSKRKGTVAATMKDDVPPEVKKERASILREIGKRKSVAYRERFVGRELEALVLSQLPDGNSTALTGNYIRVILNEELKPGEVVKVKLTKVGEKREENYGEVVDRALLRNESS
- a CDS encoding ArsA family ATPase, yielding MKVFFFSGKGGVGKTTVSSALSLGFASSGYKTLLVSLDPAHSLSLALKKEIGGNVKKVCDNLYAIEVDVEREMKNYLKRVEKEAEKIVSPVILEEIKEEIKLAFYSPGSFELAILDSIYRILKENLKSFDRIVFDTAPSGYTVRLIALPELLLKWLERLINLREEALRYEEMAGLRKEEEDPVLEILKRRKEQVLFLREKLLDEKITTFGVVTTPDSMPIEIARRTIKELETSGVNVKLVVLNRCQKNCKEFEKIFGKKVVTVELFKKEPVGIEPLKKVGNSLLSQLNYSQ